One Pararhizobium sp. IMCC3301 DNA segment encodes these proteins:
- the map gene encoding type I methionyl aminopeptidase has product MTIYVDANEVPLRKSGQIRLYDESGFAGMRAAGQLTAQCLDRVGELVKPGVTTQELDDFIFQFALDNGSIAATLNYRGYTHSSCISLNHVVCHGIPGGKALKDGDILNIDVTLIVDGWHGDSSRMYVAGNSKRAAERLIDVTYESLMRGISAALPGNTTGDIGHAIQAYAEGQRCSVVRDFCGHGLGQLFHDEPNILHYGRPGEGVELRPGMLFTIEPMINLGRPHVKVLSDGWTAVTRDRSLSAQFEHSVGITESGCEIFTTSPSGLHKPVFA; this is encoded by the coding sequence ATGACGATCTATGTAGATGCCAATGAAGTGCCGCTGCGCAAAAGCGGCCAGATCCGGCTTTATGATGAAAGCGGATTTGCCGGGATGCGCGCCGCCGGCCAGTTGACCGCGCAATGCCTTGACCGTGTCGGCGAGTTGGTCAAGCCCGGTGTCACCACCCAGGAGCTGGATGATTTCATTTTCCAGTTTGCGCTGGATAATGGCTCCATTGCGGCAACGCTGAACTATCGCGGCTATACTCATTCCAGCTGTATCTCGCTCAACCATGTGGTCTGTCACGGCATTCCCGGCGGCAAGGCGCTGAAAGACGGTGATATTCTCAACATCGATGTAACGCTGATTGTCGATGGCTGGCACGGCGATTCCAGCCGCATGTATGTTGCCGGAAACTCCAAGCGTGCCGCCGAACGGCTGATCGATGTGACCTATGAATCATTGATGCGCGGCATTTCCGCTGCTCTGCCCGGCAACACCACCGGCGATATCGGCCACGCCATTCAGGCCTATGCCGAGGGCCAGCGCTGTTCGGTTGTGCGCGATTTTTGCGGCCATGGCCTGGGGCAGTTGTTCCATGACGAGCCGAATATTCTGCATTATGGCCGGCCCGGCGAAGGCGTTGAATTGCGGCCCGGCATGCTGTTCACCATCGAGCCGATGATCAATCTTGGCCGCCCCCATGTCAAAGTCCTGTCCGATGGCTGGACTGCCGTTACCCGCGATCGCTCTCTCAGTGCCCAGTTCGAGCACAGTGTCGGCATTACGGAAAGCGGCTGTGAGATTTTCACAACCTCGCCTTCGGGCCTTCACAAACCGGTATTTGCATAG
- the radC gene encoding DNA repair protein RadC yields the protein MTEPSEHQDISGDTTRKQAGKPHYAGHRDRLRARFREAGPEALADYEILELLLFRALPRRDTKPVAKALLTRFGSLSGVFGASAKRLTEIDGIGQSVASELKLFQALAARLGKHELQQKPLLSSWNSVLDYCRTTMAYEEREQFRVLFLDRKNRLIADEVQQQGTVDHTPVYPREVVKRALELSATALILVHNHPSGDPAPSQADIDMTGRIAEILTPLNILLHDHIIIGKHGHASFKAMNLL from the coding sequence ATGACAGAGCCGTCGGAGCATCAGGATATATCCGGGGACACGACCCGCAAACAAGCCGGGAAGCCGCATTATGCCGGGCATCGCGACCGCCTGCGTGCGCGCTTTCGCGAGGCCGGGCCGGAGGCACTGGCGGATTATGAAATTCTCGAATTGCTGCTGTTTCGCGCCCTGCCCCGGCGCGACACCAAACCAGTTGCCAAAGCTCTGCTGACACGGTTCGGCTCGCTCAGCGGCGTGTTCGGCGCATCAGCAAAACGCCTCACTGAAATTGACGGCATCGGACAGAGCGTTGCCAGCGAGCTGAAACTGTTTCAGGCACTGGCGGCGCGGCTCGGCAAGCATGAATTGCAGCAAAAACCGTTGCTGTCATCGTGGAATTCGGTGCTGGATTACTGCCGCACCACCATGGCCTATGAGGAACGCGAACAGTTCCGCGTGCTGTTTCTCGACCGCAAAAACCGGCTGATCGCCGATGAGGTGCAGCAGCAGGGCACGGTGGATCACACGCCGGTCTATCCAAGGGAAGTGGTAAAACGTGCGCTGGAGCTGTCCGCCACAGCGCTGATTCTGGTGCACAATCACCCCTCGGGCGACCCGGCCCCCTCACAGGCCGATATCGATATGACCGGCAGAATTGCGGAGATCCTGACCCCGCTCAACATTCTGCTGCACGATCACATCATCATCGGCAAACACGGCCATGCCAGTTTCAAGGCGATGAACCTGCTGTAG
- the sfsA gene encoding DNA/RNA nuclease SfsA, with protein MKFDSPLTEGILIRRYKRFLADIRLPDGTEITAHCANPGAMLGLKQPGQKVWLSKSDNPKRKLAYSWELTEADNTIVGINTARPNALVEEAIHNGTISELQGYDTLKREVRYGKNSRIDILLSGSARANCYVEVKNVHMLRTKRLYEFPDSVTARGTKHLAELADMAAEGHRAVMLYLIQRDDGDRLRFAGEIDPAYAAALASAHRAGVEALAYVCRLTPDSIEAYRQVPVDVPEA; from the coding sequence ATGAAATTTGACAGCCCGCTGACAGAAGGCATTCTGATCCGGCGTTACAAACGCTTCCTCGCCGATATAAGGCTGCCGGACGGCACCGAGATCACCGCCCATTGCGCCAATCCGGGGGCGATGCTTGGGCTCAAACAGCCGGGACAAAAGGTGTGGCTGTCGAAATCCGATAATCCAAAGCGCAAGCTGGCCTATTCCTGGGAGCTGACCGAGGCTGACAATACGATTGTCGGCATCAACACGGCGCGGCCGAACGCCCTGGTGGAAGAGGCCATTCATAATGGCACGATCAGCGAATTGCAGGGCTATGACACCTTGAAACGGGAAGTCAGATACGGAAAGAACAGCCGCATCGATATTCTGCTGTCCGGCAGCGCCCGAGCCAACTGTTATGTCGAAGTCAAGAATGTCCACATGCTGCGCACGAAGCGGCTTTATGAATTTCCCGATTCGGTCACCGCGCGCGGAACCAAACATCTGGCCGAACTCGCCGATATGGCGGCAGAAGGGCACCGCGCGGTGATGCTCTATCTGATCCAGCGCGATGATGGCGACCGGCTGCGCTTTGCCGGCGAGATCGACCCGGCCTATGCTGCCGCCTTAGCCAGCGCGCACCGGGCTGGCGTCGAAGCTTTGGCCTATGTCTGCAGACTTACCCCGGACAGCATCGAAGCCTACCGGCAGGTGCCGGTGGATGTGCCCGAGGCTTGA
- a CDS encoding thiamine pyrophosphate-binding protein: protein MSNSESKRMNGAQIILKMLELHGVKHVFGLPGETTIGWYKEWRKHSDIEFVLTRDERTASYAAEAYAKITGRPSVLEAPSPGVTHCTPGMAEAYLSSVPIIYFSSDIPINQDKKHGLTGIDQTKLYDSISKESFVLTNAKEIPFLMRRAFRVATSGRPAPVHIRVPINIYGEEAEINDLYAEPEYSAYPAHRPVADHSKIRAAIEVLLKAKKPVIVCGQGGLISKASDIILELAELLQIPVGTTTPGKGTIAENHPLALRVIGGRGGMEYSNQYVFDADTIFFVGSNTDSAATDHWSLYGDPNSKTFLHLDIAEAHVGNNFPLKVGMVGDARASLEYMVELIKAEHPNLKRPPVDLNPVKKTALDRVFNSNIPMPEGTISPVKLSQALDKILPANAIVTSEPGVSAIYPSALLTIKEPGRRYITNYSMGALGYSVPAAIGASYASDGPVISFTGDGSFGFVIGDMETIKRSNKNVTIILTRNDTFGWIRGEAILLDDVDEPWSTDFGSVDYVKVAEAFGFKTARITTEDEIEAVLSEAIQNPGANFIEIMVPSQDKIVPFVPSWVRAAKAKNLPYFY from the coding sequence CGCAGATCATTCTGAAAATGCTGGAGCTGCATGGCGTCAAGCATGTGTTCGGGCTGCCGGGCGAGACGACAATCGGCTGGTACAAGGAGTGGCGCAAACACAGTGACATTGAATTTGTTCTGACCCGTGACGAGAGGACCGCGTCTTATGCGGCCGAGGCTTATGCCAAGATCACGGGCCGTCCCTCTGTGCTCGAGGCCCCAAGCCCAGGCGTGACGCATTGCACACCGGGAATGGCCGAAGCTTATCTCAGTTCGGTTCCGATCATCTATTTCAGCTCGGACATTCCAATCAACCAGGACAAGAAGCATGGTCTGACTGGCATTGATCAGACGAAATTGTATGACAGTATTTCAAAGGAATCCTTCGTCCTGACGAATGCAAAGGAAATTCCGTTTCTGATGCGCCGCGCGTTCCGCGTGGCAACGTCCGGGCGTCCGGCGCCAGTCCATATCCGGGTCCCCATCAACATCTATGGTGAAGAAGCGGAGATAAACGATCTGTATGCGGAACCCGAATACAGTGCATATCCCGCGCATCGCCCGGTTGCGGATCACAGCAAGATCCGCGCTGCCATTGAGGTTCTCCTGAAGGCGAAGAAACCGGTGATTGTTTGCGGGCAAGGGGGCCTTATTTCAAAGGCTTCCGATATTATACTCGAACTTGCCGAACTGCTTCAGATTCCGGTTGGCACGACCACGCCGGGCAAAGGCACCATTGCCGAAAATCATCCTCTTGCGCTGCGTGTCATCGGCGGCCGCGGCGGTATGGAATATTCCAACCAGTATGTCTTCGATGCGGATACCATTTTCTTTGTCGGCTCCAACACGGACAGCGCGGCGACGGATCACTGGAGCCTTTATGGAGATCCCAATTCCAAGACCTTCCTGCACCTGGATATTGCCGAAGCTCATGTTGGCAACAACTTCCCGCTCAAGGTCGGGATGGTTGGAGACGCCCGCGCCAGCCTGGAATACATGGTCGAACTGATCAAGGCCGAGCACCCTAATTTGAAAAGACCGCCGGTTGACCTCAATCCGGTCAAGAAAACCGCTCTCGACAGAGTGTTCAACTCCAATATCCCCATGCCCGAGGGAACGATTTCTCCTGTCAAGCTGTCTCAGGCACTGGACAAAATCCTGCCAGCGAATGCCATCGTCACCTCCGAACCTGGCGTAAGCGCCATTTACCCGTCTGCGCTTCTGACAATCAAAGAGCCCGGCCGGCGCTATATCACCAACTATTCCATGGGTGCGTTGGGATACTCCGTTCCCGCTGCCATCGGAGCCTCCTATGCCTCTGATGGCCCGGTTATTTCGTTCACAGGTGACGGTTCGTTCGGTTTTGTCATTGGCGACATGGAAACCATCAAACGCAGCAACAAGAATGTCACCATCATCCTGACGCGCAATGACACATTTGGCTGGATTCGCGGTGAAGCCATCCTGCTGGATGATGTGGACGAACCCTGGTCAACAGATTTTGGCAGCGTTGACTACGTGAAGGTCGCAGAAGCCTTTGGTTTCAAGACCGCGCGGATTACAACTGAAGATGAAATCGAAGCGGTTTTGTCCGAAGCAATTCAAAATCCAGGCGCAAATTTCATCGAAATCATGGTGCCGTCTCAGGACAAGATTGTACCCTTTGTGCCGTCATGGGTGAGAGCTGCCAAGGCAAAAAACCTGCCATATTTTTACTGA